The Corynebacterium mycetoides genome includes the window TCGCCGACCTGCTCGGTGCGCTCGAAACCGCCAGCGGGCGCGACCTGTCGCACTGGTCCGAGCAGTGGCTGCGCACGACCGGCGTCTCGCGCCTGACCCCGGAGATCACCGACGACTCGTTCACCGTGGTCCAGGAATCCGACGTCCAGCGCAGCCACCGGGTCGGCGTGGGGCTCTACTCGCTTGTCGACGGCCGTGTGGTCCGCACCCACCACACCGACATCTTCATCGAGGGTGAGCGGACCACGGTGCCCGAGTTCGCGGGCGTTCAGCACGACCTCGCGCTGGTCAACGACGGCGATCTCACTTACTGCCTCATGGGCCTGACCGACGCCCACATGGCGTTCGTGCTGGAGCACATGGGTGACATCGAGGACCCGATGGCGCGCGCCCTGTGCTGGTCGGCAGCGTGGGAGGCCACCCGCGACGGCCGCCTGCCGGCGCGCGAGTTCGTCCGCCTCGTGGCGGCCCACGCAGCCTCCGAGGACCAGCCCGCCGTACAGGAGCGCGTGCTCAACCAGGCCCTCACCGCCGCGACACTCTACGTGTCGCCCGAGTGGCGCGGGGAAGCCGCCGACCTGCTCAACTCCGCGCTGCGCGGTGCCGAGCCGGCGATCATCTTCGACCGCGTTCTCGCCCGCGTGCCTCTCGACGACGCGTCGGCGCAGCACTTCACCTCGCTGCTGGAGACGTCCACGAACCAGGACATTCGCTGGCTCGCGCTGACGGCTCTTATCGCCCGCGGCGACCTCGGCGTGGACGCGGCCGACTCCGAGACCGACCCCACCTCAGAAGGCGCCCTGTCTCGCCTGCGCGCGAAGGCCGTCACCGACAAGCGGTGGGCGTGGGAGGAGATCACGAGCAAGGACCACTCCAACCTGGAGTTGCGCTACCTCATGGACGGCCTGACGTTCAACCACGAGGGCCTCGAGGGCCTGTCCGAGGAATACTTCCGGATTGCGCCGGATCTGTGGGACCGCCTATCCAACGAGATGGCGCAGCGCACCCTCGAGGGCATCTACCCCATGTGGGACATCAGCCAGGACGCTGTGGACGCAGCCGACCGGCTGCTCGCCCGGACGGACTTGACCGCGGGCTTGCGCCGTGTCCTCGCCGAGGGCCGCGACCGTGCGGCCCGGGCGTTGCGCGTGCAGGGCGTCGACCGCGCCAGCGGAAACGACTGAACGTCCCGAGCGTCAGTGGGACACCCGCAGCGTCACCGAATCGGTGCGCAGCACGATGGCGGAGTAGCTGAGTAGCTCTCCGTCCTCCCACACTTTGCGCACGATGCGCTGCAGCGGCGCGGGGGTGGAGAGGCCGAGGAGCGTGCACTCCTTCTCGGAGGCGACTGTCGGCATAACCAGGTCCTCGCGCGAGCGGTGAGCGGCCGGATCCTCCCCCGGCGCGCACGTCAGGCTGCTGGCCGCGAGTCCCTCAAACTCCGACTCTCGGCCGGGCCGCAGGTAGGCCGACTCCGCCATGACGGGTCTGTCGTCCGCGAAGTGCACCATTTCCCGCATCGGAATCTGGACGTCCGGTTCCGTGCCGAAACCCAGGGCCACCATGCGTGGCGGTACCCGCTCGCCCGTGTCGACCAGCTCCGATCTCACGCGCATGCCGTGGTGTTCCAACTGATGCAACAGCCCTTCCGCCGAGCCGACATCCACGACGGGAGGGAGCGGGCGGGCGAATGTGCCACCGGTGCGGCCACGCCTGCGCTCGACCAGGCCTTCTTCCTGCAAGAGGCCGAGCGCGCGGCGGACGGTCATGCGGGCGACGCTGAAGTCCTGAACCATTTCGCGCTCCGACGGCAGCCGGTCGCCCGGGCCGAGCTCGCACGTCTCGATGCGCTGGCGCAGTTGTTCGGCAATGACTAGATACTCGTGCTTGCGTGCCATCTTCTCTACTTTTGGAGCTATTCCCGCTGTGAGTCAGGGCGAACAACTCGTACACATGTATGCACAATAGCGCATAGATTTCGGGAGAGCGAGTTACTTCGGTTCTAAATTTGCGCCAGGGCCCGCTGCAGATCCGCAATCAAGTCGGCTTCGTCCTCGATGCCCACCGAGATGCGGACGAGCTCGCCGGGCACCGCCAGCGCGGAGCCCTCCACCGCGAGGTGGGTCATGGTCGCGGGGTGCTCCACCAGGCTCTCCACCCCTCCCAAAGACTCCGCCAGGCAGAAGAGCTCGGTGGAGCGACAAAACGCCTTGGCCTGCTCCTCGGTGTCGAAGAGCACGGAGACCATCCCGCCGAAGCGCTTCATCTGCCGCGCCGCCACGTCGTGGCCGGGGTGCGACTCCAGGCCCGGGTAGCACACGCGGGCGACGTTGTCTTCGCCCTCGAGGAAGCGGGCGACCGCCTCCGCGTTGTCGCAGTGACGATCCATGCGCACAGCCAGCGTTTTCAGCCCCCGCGCGGTGAGGTAGGTGTCGAACGGCGACGGGATGGCGCCCACCCAGCCGAAGAAGAAGCGCAGCTGCTCCTGCAGGTCAGCACCGTTGGCGCACACAACCCCGCCGATCACGTCCGAGTGCCCGCCGATGTACTTGGTCGTGGAGTGCACCACGATGTCGGCACCCAGCTCCAAGGGCCGCTGCAGGTACGGGGAGGCGAAGGTGTTGTCCACCACGAGGCTCGCCCCGCCCTTGACAGCGGCGATTGCGCGGATGTCGGCGATATCGAGCAAGGGGTTGGTCGGAGTCTCGACCCAAATCGCCTTCGTCTTATCGGTCACGGCCTCCTTGACAGCCTCGACATCCGTCAGGTCAACCACGGAGTTGGACACGCCCCAGAGGGTGAATACCTGCTGGATCAGGCGGTAGGTGCCGCCGTAGGCGTCGTTGCCGATGATGATGTGGTCGCCCGGTTTGAGCAGCACGCGCAGAACGCTGTCGATGGCCGCCATCCCCGAGGCGAACGCCACGGCGAACTCGGAACCCTCCAGCGATGCGACCGTCTCCTCGAGCGCGGCGATCGTCGGGTTGCCCACCCGCGTGTATTCGTAACCGTTGCGCGTCACTGCGAGGTCGTCCTGCGCGAACGTCGTGGATGCGTAGATCGGTGTGTTGATCGGCCCGTAGAGGCTGTCTGGCGCATAACCCGCGTGGATGGCGTTGGTAGAAAACCCGGAGGGCACGTCGATGTCCTTTCCTCGGCGCTGGAAGTGTTGCAGTGTTTCTAAACCATATATAGACCAAGCTGTCCGTTAGAGCCGATTAATATGCACGTACACTTGTGAGGCGTATGACTGCGACCAGAGAAAACATCCCCGAGAACATCGACTCCGTCACCACCTGGTGGGAGGACCCGGCCACCAGGGAGGTGCTGCTCGAACGCCCGCTGAAAGTGGCGCTCATTCTCATCGTCGCGTTCGCCGTCCATTTCGTGCTCTCCCGCGTCATCACCCGCGCCGCCGACCGCAGCATTCACAGCTCGGGTGGGCGAATCGGCCTGCGCCGGAGCACGGACGAGGAGGACACCCCGCAGGCTCGCGCCCAGGAGGGGCGCAGGCAGGCGCGTATCCGCACCCTGGCCAACGTGGGGCGCTCGGCCGTCGCCATCGTCATTTGGGTGTGGGCGGCGCTGGCGATTCTCAGCGAGATCGAAGTCAACGTCGCCCCGCTTATCGCCTCGGCCGGTGTTGTCGGCGTGGCAATCGGCTTCGGCGCCCAGTCCCTTGTGAAGGACTTCCTCTCGGGCATCTTCACCCTCTTAGAGAACCAGTACGGGGTGGGTGACACCATCAGCGTCAACGGCGTCGAGGGCACCGTGGAGGACATGACACTGCGCGTGACCACGCTGCGCGATATCGACGGCGTGCTCTGGTACATCCGCAACGGCGACATCCACCAGGTCGGTAACCAGTCGGACAGGTACTCCGTCGCGCGCTTGGAGGTGCCCGTCTCCTTGACCGCAGATCCGAAACGGGCCGCCGATGTCATTCTCGCGGCCGCGCGCACGTCCGCCGCGTCCCCCGCGATTCGCGACAGCGTCATCACCGAGCCTGAGCTGCGCGGCGTGAGCACCTTCGCCACCGACCACATGACCTACCGGGTCACCCTCAACACCATGCCGGGCGAGCAGTGGGGCGTCGCGCGGTCGATGTACGAGGACATCCTTGACGCGCTGCAGGAAGCCGGCGTCACCCTGCCGGGCACCCAGCCGGTGATAATCAAGTACCATCCGGACAATCGGGACACCGGCGCATCAGGGAAGGAACAGGCAGCTGATGGAGATATCACGGGCGGGAACGGAAAGTGACGACACGCTCTACGCGCAGCTGGGCGAGGAGTTCTTCGCGCGGCTCGTTGGCGGCTTCTACGCGCAGGTGAGAGAGGACGACCTGATCGGTCCGATGTACCCCGCGGACGATTGGGGCGGGGCCGAGGATCGCCTGCGCTGGTTCCTCGTCCAGTACTGGGGAGGCCCGCACACCTTCAACGAGCAACGCGGCCGCCCCATGCTGCGCAAGCGCCATTTCCAGTTCGACATCGGTGCTGCTGAGGCGGAGCGCTGGCTCGAGCTGATGGGCAGGTCGCTGGACCAGTTCAGCGAAGACGAGCTCTCGGAGCAGCACCGCGGCATGCTGTGGAACCACATGCAGCGCGTGGCGTACATGATGATCAACACCCAGGAGGACGGGGTGGTCCGCTAAACAAACAGCCCCAGCGCGGTGGAGTGGTAGACGGTGCCGAAGGGGGCGTCGATACGCACCCAGCGCCCGGAGGTGGACACGCGCAGGTGCCGCGGAACGTCCACCGGGGCGGCGAAACCGGGGATGAGCCCGAGGGCGGTGCATGTGAAGATCATCCGCATGGGGATTTCCACGGGCTCGCCTGCCGACGCCTCCGTGTCCGCCGTGAGCACCGTCTGATTGAGCAAGGAGGCCGGGGGTCCCAGCGGGCCGGAGAACTGGCGGGCGAGGGCGCGGCCGTCGTCGGCGAGCTGGCGCACCACCGTCACGGGGACGGTGTCGCGCTCGGTGAACCCGCTGCGCGGAGGCAGCGCTCCCGGCCAGTTCGGGTCGCGGGCGGCGCCGAGTTGGGTGGAACCCGTTTGCAGGGCACTGAGCAGGTCGCTGGCGGCCACGGCGGCGCCGTCGCGGGAGACCTCACCCCGCACCCGCCGGGACGCCACGCAGTCGAACGGTGTCGTCACAAACACGTCGACCGCGGCGTCGTCGAGCTGGGCGAAACGCGCCGTCGCCGAGGCGTCGAGGTCGACCGCCCGGCCCACCAGCGCGATGAGGCCCGGGGCCCCGTCGGTAACGCGAAGGGTCTCGGGGGTCACTTTCCTTCCCCGGCGGGATTCTGCGTGAGAATGCCCAGCTCCTGCTGCGTGATGGCGCGCGGGGTGCTTGTTTGGACATCGACAACCACCAGCACGCTGGTGACCACGCAGCACACGCTGCCGTGGCGGTCCATGATGTCCTGACGGGTGGTAAAGGAGGTGTTGCCGACCTTGACCACCTCGGTTTTCACCCGCACGCTTGTGGTGTCCGGCAAGATCGGGCGGTTGTAGTCCGCCTCGACGTGGCGGACGAACACGGGGAGCGAGCTGGCGGCCCCGAAGAAATCGTTCGCGAACGCGAGGCGGGCCTCCTGCGCGTATTCAATGTAGACGGCGTTGTTGACGTGCCCGTAGCGGTCGAAGTCGTCCCACCGCACCTCGACCGCAAATTCGTGCGTGAGGTTCTCGTTGTTTTCTGCCATTGTTTCCTCCATGTGTGTCCCGGGTGTAAGCCCCGCTCCTAGCGGGTCAGCCTACGGTGGGTGACGCGCGACGGCTTGGCGGCTTCCTCGCCGAGGCGGTCAACCTTGTTCTTCTCATAGTCTCCGAAGTTGCCCTCGAACCAGAACCACTTTCCTTCCTCCACGTTGCCCTCCCAGGCCAAGATGTGGGTGCAGGTGCGGTCCAGGAACCAGCGGTCGTGGGAGATCACCACGGCGCAGCCCGGGAACTTCTGCAGGGCGTTTTCCAGCGACCCGAGGGTTTCCACATCGAGGTCGTTGGTCGGCTCGTCGAGCAGGATCAGGTTGCCGCCCTGCTTGAGCGTCAGAGCCAGGTTGAGGCGGTTGCGCTCACCGCCCGAGAGAACCTTCGACGGCTTCTGCTGGTCGGGCCCCTTGAAGCCGAACGCGGACAGGTAGGCGCGCGAGGGCATCTCGTTCTGGCCGACGTGGATGTAGTCGAGCCCGTCAGACACGACCTCCCACACGGTCTTCTCCGGGTCGATGTTGGCGCGGTTCTGGTCCACGTAGGACAGCTGGACGGTGTCGCCGACATCGACGGTGCCGGCGTCCGGCTGCTCGAGCCCGACGATGGTCTTGAACAGGGTGGTCTTGCCCACGCCGTTGGGGCCGATGACCCCCACGATGCCGTTGCGGGGCAGGGTGAACGAGAGGTCGTTGATAAGG containing:
- a CDS encoding acyl-CoA thioesterase gives rise to the protein MAENNENLTHEFAVEVRWDDFDRYGHVNNAVYIEYAQEARLAFANDFFGAASSLPVFVRHVEADYNRPILPDTTSVRVKTEVVKVGNTSFTTRQDIMDRHGSVCCVVTSVLVVVDVQTSTPRAITQQELGILTQNPAGEGK
- a CDS encoding mechanosensitive ion channel family protein — encoded protein: MTATRENIPENIDSVTTWWEDPATREVLLERPLKVALILIVAFAVHFVLSRVITRAADRSIHSSGGRIGLRRSTDEEDTPQARAQEGRRQARIRTLANVGRSAVAIVIWVWAALAILSEIEVNVAPLIASAGVVGVAIGFGAQSLVKDFLSGIFTLLENQYGVGDTISVNGVEGTVEDMTLRVTTLRDIDGVLWYIRNGDIHQVGNQSDRYSVARLEVPVSLTADPKRAADVILAAARTSAASPAIRDSVITEPELRGVSTFATDHMTYRVTLNTMPGEQWGVARSMYEDILDALQEAGVTLPGTQPVIIKYHPDNRDTGASGKEQAADGDITGGNGK
- a CDS encoding globin — its product is MEISRAGTESDDTLYAQLGEEFFARLVGGFYAQVREDDLIGPMYPADDWGGAEDRLRWFLVQYWGGPHTFNEQRGRPMLRKRHFQFDIGAAEAERWLELMGRSLDQFSEDELSEQHRGMLWNHMQRVAYMMINTQEDGVVR
- a CDS encoding GntR family transcriptional regulator, producing the protein MARKHEYLVIAEQLRQRIETCELGPGDRLPSEREMVQDFSVARMTVRRALGLLQEEGLVERRRGRTGGTFARPLPPVVDVGSAEGLLHQLEHHGMRVRSELVDTGERVPPRMVALGFGTEPDVQIPMREMVHFADDRPVMAESAYLRPGRESEFEGLAASSLTCAPGEDPAAHRSREDLVMPTVASEKECTLLGLSTPAPLQRIVRKVWEDGELLSYSAIVLRTDSVTLRVSH
- a CDS encoding cystathionine gamma-synthase, which codes for MPSGFSTNAIHAGYAPDSLYGPINTPIYASTTFAQDDLAVTRNGYEYTRVGNPTIAALEETVASLEGSEFAVAFASGMAAIDSVLRVLLKPGDHIIIGNDAYGGTYRLIQQVFTLWGVSNSVVDLTDVEAVKEAVTDKTKAIWVETPTNPLLDIADIRAIAAVKGGASLVVDNTFASPYLQRPLELGADIVVHSTTKYIGGHSDVIGGVVCANGADLQEQLRFFFGWVGAIPSPFDTYLTARGLKTLAVRMDRHCDNAEAVARFLEGEDNVARVCYPGLESHPGHDVAARQMKRFGGMVSVLFDTEEQAKAFCRSTELFCLAESLGGVESLVEHPATMTHLAVEGSALAVPGELVRISVGIEDEADLIADLQRALAQI